The following nucleotide sequence is from Planifilum fimeticola.
AACTGGCGGAAAAGGCGATGCAGGCGGCGGCGAAAAAGTTCGAAGAGTGGAAAGCGGTTTCACCGGAAGCCCGCGCGCGGATTTTGTTCCGGGCGGCCGCCATCCTGCGCCGCAAGAAACACGAGTTTTCCGCGTGGATGGTGCATGAAGCGGGGAAAAGCTGGCCGGAAGCCGATGCGGATACGGCGGAGGCCATCGATTTCATGGAGTTTTACGGTCGTGAAATGATCCGGTTGAGCGAGCGGCAGCCGCTCACCCGCATTCCCGGAGAGGACAACGAATTGTACTACATTCCCCTGGGCGTGGGTGTGGTGATCCCCCCGTGGAACTTCCCGCTGGCGATCATGGTGGGGATGACGACGGCCTCGCTGGTGGCGGGAAACACGGTCGTGCTCAAACCGGCCAGCAACACGTCGGTGATCGCCGCCAAGTTCATGGAGATTTTGCAGGATGCCGGCCTTCCCGACGGTGTCGTCAATTACGTGCCCGGTCCCGGCGTGGAAGTGGGCGAGTACTTGGTGAAGCACCCCCTGACCCGGTTCATCGCCTTTACGGGATCCCGGGACGTGGGACTCCGGATCAATGAACTGGCGGCCAAAACCGTTCCCGGACAGAAATGGATCAAGCGGGTCATCGCCGAGATGGGCGGAAAGGATTCGATCATCGTCGACAAGGATGCGGACCTGGATCTGGCCGCCCAGACCATCGTCACGTCCGCCTTCGGCTTCTCCGGCCAGAAGTGCTCCGCCTGTTCCCGGGCGATTGTCCTCGAGGACGTTTATGACGAGGTGTTGAACAAGGTCGTCGCGAAGACGAAACAGCTGAAGGTGGCCGAGGCCAAATCCTTCGGCATCGACATGGGTCCGGTGATCGATGAGAACGCCTACCGGAAGATCCTCGACTACATCGAGATCGGCAAGAAGGAAGGTCGCCTGATGACCGGAGGAGGCAAGGCGGAAGGCAACGGTTACTTCATTCAGCCCACCATTTTCGCCGATGTCTCC
It contains:
- the pruA gene encoding L-glutamate gamma-semialdehyde dehydrogenase: MVVDFRNEPFTDFSKEENRRAFEEALETVRAQLGREYDLIIGGERIRTEEKIRSINPSNVDETIGYVSKANQELAEKAMQAAAKKFEEWKAVSPEARARILFRAAAILRRKKHEFSAWMVHEAGKSWPEADADTAEAIDFMEFYGREMIRLSERQPLTRIPGEDNELYYIPLGVGVVIPPWNFPLAIMVGMTTASLVAGNTVVLKPASNTSVIAAKFMEILQDAGLPDGVVNYVPGPGVEVGEYLVKHPLTRFIAFTGSRDVGLRINELAAKTVPGQKWIKRVIAEMGGKDSIIVDKDADLDLAAQTIVTSAFGFSGQKCSACSRAIVLEDVYDEVLNKVVAKTKQLKVAEAKSFGIDMGPVIDENAYRKILDYIEIGKKEGRLMTGGGKAEGNGYFIQPTIFADVSPDARIAQEEIFGPVLAFIKAKDFDDALRIANNTEYGLTGSVISRNRANLEKARTEFHVGNLYFNRKCTGALVGVHPFGGFNMSGTDSKAGGYDYLLLFTQAKLVSEVF